The proteins below come from a single Erysipelothrix piscisicarius genomic window:
- a CDS encoding 3'-5' exonuclease — MNYFKEMFELDNYNLNEIHRNIDLIYPEIFNASKNIHANIQLFTREIDTLISYYSEKRDFSDEFKYLLINDLKFLKTNWVNYSASSENKSLTSFINDMHLGKTQKTDLSGISLLTVHKSKGLEFDTTFVLGLNEGTLPDYRATEDTMAEEDNNAYVALSRAKRRCYISALKFKMMPWGSREPQEISRYIERIEDVFN; from the coding sequence ATGAATTATTTTAAAGAAATGTTTGAATTAGATAATTACAATTTAAATGAAATACACAGAAATATTGATTTAATTTATCCGGAAATTTTTAACGCTTCAAAGAATATTCATGCAAATATACAACTATTTACTAGAGAGATAGATACACTAATTAGCTATTATTCTGAAAAAAGAGATTTTAGTGATGAATTCAAATACTTGCTTATTAATGATTTAAAATTTCTAAAAACAAATTGGGTAAATTATTCTGCATCGTCAGAAAATAAGTCCCTAACTTCTTTCATAAATGACATGCATTTAGGAAAAACACAGAAAACAGATCTGTCTGGTATTTCTTTGCTTACAGTCCATAAATCTAAGGGACTAGAATTTGATACTACATTTGTATTAGGACTTAATGAAGGTACATTACCCGATTATAGAGCAACTGAAGATACTATGGCCGAAGAAGACAACAATGCTTATGTTGCATTATCGCGTGCAAAAAGGAGATGTTACATTAGTGCTCTTAAATTCAAGATGATGCCATGGGGCAGTAGAGAACCCCAAGAAATTTCTCGATATATTGAGAGGATTGAAGATGTTTTTAATTAA
- a CDS encoding DUF6414 family protein, with amino-acid sequence MVQTIASMLSIVIDELASNDYISKISVSEAGSFINIPVEFRINSFRHLMNEVDNFMDLYNLIENMNNHSKAKNKKNKEFDQVKTIIDKMFSGDELLYETDKYAVIANIYDEHLYQSNKTDIIGCKLQCLGQIKRIFPYGTKLMKNTTFNKLSDQELERQLLHAIEGLTNQQSISFDSIPVTNISNKIVYQIEIIALFQT; translated from the coding sequence ATGGTTCAAACCATCGCTTCGATGCTAAGTATAGTTATTGATGAACTTGCTTCTAATGATTATATTTCAAAAATTAGTGTTTCAGAGGCTGGAAGTTTTATCAATATACCTGTAGAATTTAGAATAAATTCATTTAGACATTTGATGAATGAAGTAGATAATTTTATGGATTTATATAATCTAATTGAAAATATGAATAATCACAGCAAGGCTAAGAATAAGAAGAATAAGGAGTTTGATCAGGTCAAGACAATCATTGATAAGATGTTTTCTGGTGACGAACTACTCTATGAAACTGACAAGTATGCTGTTATAGCAAACATTTACGACGAACATTTATATCAATCAAACAAGACAGATATTATTGGATGTAAATTACAATGTTTAGGTCAAATAAAAAGAATATTTCCATATGGAACGAAATTAATGAAAAATACCACCTTCAACAAATTAAGTGATCAAGAATTAGAAAGGCAACTCCTACATGCAATTGAAGGTTTAACAAACCAACAATCTATTTCATTTGATTCTATTCCAGTAACAAATATATCAAATAAGATAGTCTATCAAATTGAAATAATTGCTCTTTTTCAAACTTGA
- a CDS encoding glycoside hydrolase family 101 beta sandwich domain-containing protein, with product MKDFEGWQGRNDYNGYIVNLFENNLSTKYIQHFKVNRWVEGTPVNMTNSKGKNFDWNPEMMVELVNDANDKLIIERKSNDYKNDRDNYRSRTIKLNDRLILDGDKYLLPWNWDENGNNLTGDQEKLYHFNKKGGTSTWEIPSDWNVSSVKFYQLTETGNKLIDTITVKDGRITLDAKAEIPYVIYKGDQAEKNVSYGSGAHIVDPGFNYQNLDAWDVTGENADVIKSQASNDMLGIQDNSETTKVSQILTGLEAGDTYVAYVGVDNRSDAKAILELNVDGEIISNYTEKSIAKNYVKAYAHNTNSSTVNNNSYFQNMFVYFTAPTNGKNVILSLIREAGDGATYFDDVRITKNNGNPHLKENVFYQDFENSAQGIYPFVVGNVEGVEDNRTHLSEKHEPYTQRGWNNKKISDVIDGDWSLKTNGLTQRRKLVYQTIPQNIRFEIGETYKVSFDYEAGSEGTYAVMIGDGEFTGNEQQIPLTATLNKDGAQRFEVEITGSKSGQTWFGIYSTSVAPDLQDSSNKEANFRSYKDVVLDNVRIEKVVPPYEVTLENKEFNISMTGLSNVIENTDILNVTKDETLKKEFEEKMIDVDIYNMSLVRNGIEVKPLNGEVTVRIPTRSTRQFIFMKASQPATELLHLQSDGTWRPVNAEYLDDALVFKTHELGTYALNYGKKIIPVDKTYLKTLIEQASELNPELYTELSWKEFETVLISAKELYDNEEAIQLSIDEMVQTLTKAMSNLELTSEEVVNYDVLQETSKTLKKDEYTEESWTKFESILKNAITMLENQDVDSQHVIDAIGIELNDAIRALEKTKSIDSIKPIDPVDPNNPSQTKDSSDSKLPGTGVESPMSTIVLGISAVVIGTLFFILNKRKRQPN from the coding sequence ATGAAAGACTTTGAAGGATGGCAAGGACGTAACGATTATAATGGTTATATTGTAAATCTTTTCGAAAATAACCTTTCTACAAAATATATACAACACTTTAAGGTGAATCGTTGGGTTGAAGGAACTCCAGTTAATATGACTAACTCAAAAGGTAAAAACTTTGATTGGAACCCTGAAATGATGGTTGAACTTGTAAATGACGCAAATGATAAATTAATAATCGAAAGAAAATCAAATGATTATAAAAATGACCGCGATAATTATCGTTCTCGTACCATAAAACTTAACGATCGTTTAATCTTAGATGGTGATAAGTATCTTCTTCCTTGGAACTGGGATGAAAATGGAAATAACCTTACAGGCGATCAAGAAAAGCTTTATCACTTTAATAAAAAAGGTGGAACATCAACTTGGGAAATTCCAAGCGATTGGAATGTATCGTCTGTTAAGTTTTACCAGTTGACTGAAACCGGTAATAAATTAATTGATACTATTACAGTTAAAGATGGTCGAATTACCTTAGATGCAAAAGCAGAGATTCCTTATGTAATCTATAAAGGAGACCAGGCAGAAAAAAATGTAAGCTACGGAAGTGGTGCTCATATTGTAGATCCAGGATTCAATTATCAAAATCTTGATGCATGGGATGTGACAGGAGAAAATGCAGATGTCATAAAATCACAAGCAAGTAATGATATGTTAGGTATTCAGGATAATTCGGAGACAACTAAGGTTAGTCAAATACTTACAGGTTTAGAAGCTGGTGATACTTATGTAGCTTATGTTGGTGTCGACAACCGTTCAGATGCGAAAGCAATTCTTGAACTTAATGTGGATGGAGAAATAATATCTAACTATACCGAAAAATCCATCGCAAAAAACTATGTAAAAGCATATGCACACAATACAAACTCATCTACTGTGAATAACAATAGTTACTTCCAAAATATGTTTGTGTACTTTACCGCACCTACTAATGGTAAAAATGTTATATTATCCTTAATCCGTGAAGCGGGAGATGGCGCGACATACTTCGACGATGTGCGAATTACAAAAAACAATGGTAATCCTCATCTAAAAGAAAATGTATTCTACCAAGACTTTGAAAATAGTGCTCAAGGTATTTACCCATTTGTTGTGGGGAACGTTGAAGGTGTTGAAGATAACAGAACTCACTTATCCGAAAAGCATGAGCCATATACTCAACGTGGTTGGAACAATAAGAAAATTTCAGACGTAATTGATGGCGATTGGTCCTTGAAAACAAATGGTTTAACACAACGCAGAAAACTTGTTTACCAAACGATTCCTCAAAATATCCGCTTTGAAATTGGAGAAACATACAAAGTTTCATTTGATTACGAAGCAGGATCAGAAGGAACATATGCAGTTATGATTGGTGATGGAGAATTTACAGGAAATGAACAACAAATCCCTCTGACTGCTACACTCAATAAAGATGGTGCACAACGCTTTGAAGTTGAAATTACAGGATCAAAGTCTGGACAAACATGGTTTGGTATCTATTCAACAAGTGTAGCTCCTGATCTTCAAGATTCCTCGAATAAAGAAGCAAACTTTAGAAGTTACAAAGATGTTGTATTAGATAATGTTCGCATTGAGAAAGTAGTCCCACCTTACGAAGTCACATTAGAGAACAAAGAATTTAATATAAGTATGACTGGTCTTTCAAATGTTATTGAAAACACAGATATACTTAATGTAACTAAAGATGAAACACTCAAAAAAGAATTTGAAGAAAAGATGATTGATGTAGATATTTACAATATGAGTCTTGTACGTAACGGTATTGAAGTGAAACCACTTAATGGTGAAGTTACTGTAAGAATTCCAACACGTTCGACTCGTCAATTTATTTTCATGAAAGCATCGCAACCAGCGACTGAACTACTCCATCTACAATCAGATGGAACATGGAGACCAGTCAATGCTGAGTATTTAGATGATGCACTTGTATTCAAGACTCATGAGCTTGGAACTTATGCTTTAAATTATGGTAAAAAAATTATTCCTGTAGATAAGACATACTTAAAAACTCTTATTGAACAAGCTTCAGAACTAAACCCAGAATTATATACTGAATTAAGTTGGAAAGAGTTTGAAACAGTCCTTATAAGTGCAAAAGAACTTTATGATAATGAAGAAGCTATTCAATTATCTATTGATGAAATGGTTCAAACATTAACGAAAGCAATGAGTAATCTTGAACTTACTTCAGAGGAAGTTGTAAATTATGATGTCTTGCAAGAAACATCCAAAACTCTTAAAAAAGATGAATATACTGAGGAAAGTTGGACTAAATTTGAATCCATCCTTAAAAATGCAATTACGATGTTAGAAAATCAAGATGTTGATAGTCAACATGTTATTGATGCAATCGGGATTGAACTCAATGATGCTATAAGAGCGTTAGAAAAAACGAAATCAATCGATTCAATTAAACCAATTGATCCAGTCGATCCAAATAATCCTTCTCAAACAAAAGACTCTTCAGATTCGAAGCTTCCTGGTACAGGTGTCGAATCACCTATGAGTACTATTGTTTTAGGTATTAGTGCAGTGGTAATTGGAACACTATTTTTCATACTAAATAAACGTAAGCGTCAACCTAATTAA
- a CDS encoding integrase core domain-containing protein: MSRAGTPTDNPIIESLNGWIKAEMACDYQYWSVDNFENFIEEYVHYFNFERPAYCLNYKTPIQYKMDKGF; this comes from the coding sequence ATGTCGCGAGCTGGAACACCTACAGATAATCCAATTATCGAATCATTAAATGGATGGATTAAAGCAGAAATGGCGTGTGATTATCAATACTGGTCCGTAGATAACTTTGAAAATTTTATCGAAGAATATGTACATTATTTCAATTTTGAAAGACCTGCTTACTGTTTAAATTACAAAACCCCTATCCAATATAAAATGGATAAGGGTTTCTAG
- a CDS encoding ArsR family transcriptional regulator — translation MRDGKEGLKNKKKTGNHFSALHTSKSLTELERLQLEILKRDIEIARLKKGYQVKGVGVNKEFVT, via the coding sequence ATGCGCGATGGTAAAGAGGGTTTAAAAAACAAGAAAAAGACAGGAAATCATTTTTCTGCGCTTCATACGAGTAAATCATTAACTGAGCTCGAACGACTTCAACTCGAAATTCTAAAACGAGATATTGAGATTGCACGATTAAAAAAAGGGTACCAGGTGAAAGGAGTTGGTGTAAACAAGGAGTTCGTTACTTAA